From Sulfurovum zhangzhouensis, one genomic window encodes:
- a CDS encoding valine--tRNA ligase: protein MSETTKKGYDPKATEDKYYKIWEERGYFEIDGNKAIQEEGKNFAIMMPPPNVTGSLHIGHALTFTLQDIITRYKRMDGFKTLWQPGTDHAGIATQNVVEKQLLAEGTTKEALGREAFLERVWKWKEYSGGTIVHQMRKLGVSPAWSRERFTMDEGLKEAVKEAFVHLYNEGMIVQNNYMVNWCTHDGALSDIEVEHDEVNGKFYHMNYHFADGSGHVTVATTRPETYFGDTAIMVHPDDERYKDIIGKEVIIPLTDRKIKIIADAHVDMEFGTGIVKVTPAHDQNDYEVGKRHDLEFITVFDEKGILNDYCGEFAGMERLEARKPIVEKLEKEGYIVKIEDHVHQVGHCYRCKNIVEPYISKQWFVRSEVAKNSIEKTYAGEAQFHPQHWLNSYRAWMDELRDWCISRQLWWGHRIPVFYCDDCDYQWADKHDNPEACPHCASKNIHQDPDVLDTWFSSALWAFSPLGWGNNGQMTVTYTDTDLADFYPNSLLITGFDIMFFWVARMMMMGEHFMGELPFKDIYMHALVRDEHGAKMSKSKGNVIDPLDMVEEHSADIIRFTLAFLAVQGRDIKLGAKNLEQFRNFTNKLYNATNFLQMNVDTFADLKDIEVKTPLGKYMQSRLAKAVEEVRETLETYKFNEAASNLYRFVWNEFCDWGIEYSKADKNSIAELGAIFKETLKMVSPFMPFISEHLYHKLSGTELETGESVMVMNFPKAVTVDEDAEAMFAIIEEAITAIRRAKVIIDMGNSKIAKAYVKLGKEIDTAAAKPFIEKLAKVEEIEFVDAKVENSVTDVSDNLEVYIPTDEIDLSAIIGKLSKQKEKLEKEINKLSGMLNNEKFVANAPENVIAENRQALEDAQSKMEKVAAELAGFGQ from the coding sequence GTTACAAGAGAATGGACGGGTTTAAGACACTCTGGCAACCGGGTACGGACCATGCCGGTATCGCTACACAAAATGTTGTAGAGAAGCAACTCCTTGCAGAAGGTACGACAAAAGAAGCACTCGGGAGAGAAGCATTCCTTGAGAGAGTATGGAAGTGGAAAGAGTACTCAGGCGGTACCATCGTTCACCAGATGAGAAAGCTTGGTGTATCTCCTGCTTGGAGCCGTGAAAGATTCACAATGGATGAAGGGCTTAAAGAAGCGGTTAAAGAGGCATTTGTCCACCTCTATAACGAAGGAATGATCGTACAGAACAACTATATGGTCAACTGGTGTACACATGATGGCGCGCTCTCAGATATCGAAGTTGAACACGACGAAGTAAACGGTAAGTTCTACCATATGAACTACCATTTTGCAGATGGCAGCGGTCATGTAACGGTAGCTACGACAAGACCTGAGACATACTTCGGGGATACAGCGATCATGGTTCACCCTGATGATGAACGTTACAAAGACATCATCGGTAAAGAAGTGATCATCCCTCTTACAGATAGAAAGATCAAGATCATTGCTGACGCACACGTTGATATGGAGTTTGGAACAGGTATCGTAAAGGTTACTCCGGCACACGACCAGAACGACTACGAAGTAGGAAAGCGTCACGACCTTGAATTCATCACTGTTTTTGATGAAAAAGGTATTTTGAACGACTACTGTGGCGAGTTTGCAGGTATGGAGAGACTTGAAGCTAGAAAGCCGATAGTTGAAAAACTTGAAAAAGAAGGTTATATCGTTAAGATAGAAGACCATGTGCATCAAGTCGGTCACTGCTACAGATGTAAGAACATCGTTGAACCGTATATCTCAAAACAGTGGTTTGTCAGAAGTGAAGTAGCAAAGAACTCTATAGAGAAGACTTATGCAGGTGAAGCACAGTTCCACCCTCAACACTGGCTTAACTCTTACAGAGCTTGGATGGATGAACTAAGAGACTGGTGTATCTCCAGACAACTTTGGTGGGGGCACAGAATCCCGGTATTCTACTGTGATGATTGTGATTACCAGTGGGCTGATAAACATGACAATCCTGAAGCGTGTCCTCACTGTGCAAGCAAAAATATCCATCAAGACCCGGATGTACTTGATACATGGTTCTCTTCTGCACTTTGGGCATTCTCTCCGCTTGGATGGGGTAATAATGGTCAGATGACAGTCACCTATACGGATACAGACCTTGCTGACTTCTATCCTAACTCATTGCTTATCACAGGATTTGACATTATGTTCTTCTGGGTTGCACGTATGATGATGATGGGTGAACACTTTATGGGTGAACTTCCTTTCAAAGACATCTATATGCATGCACTTGTAAGAGATGAGCACGGTGCGAAAATGAGTAAATCAAAAGGGAACGTGATCGACCCGCTTGACATGGTTGAAGAACACAGTGCGGATATCATCAGGTTTACACTGGCATTCCTTGCAGTTCAAGGTAGAGATATCAAGCTTGGTGCAAAAAACCTAGAGCAGTTTAGAAACTTCACGAACAAACTCTACAATGCAACAAACTTCTTGCAGATGAACGTGGATACCTTTGCTGATCTTAAAGATATCGAAGTGAAAACACCGCTTGGTAAATACATGCAGAGCCGTCTGGCAAAAGCAGTTGAAGAGGTACGAGAAACGCTTGAGACTTATAAGTTCAACGAAGCAGCAAGCAACCTGTATAGATTTGTATGGAATGAGTTCTGTGACTGGGGAATCGAATACTCTAAGGCTGATAAGAATTCTATCGCTGAACTCGGTGCGATCTTCAAAGAGACACTGAAAATGGTTTCTCCGTTTATGCCGTTCATCTCTGAGCACCTCTACCACAAGCTTTCAGGTACTGAACTTGAAACAGGTGAGTCTGTGATGGTAATGAACTTCCCTAAAGCAGTCACTGTAGATGAAGATGCTGAAGCAATGTTCGCGATCATTGAAGAGGCGATCACTGCGATAAGAAGAGCGAAAGTTATCATCGATATGGGTAACTCCAAGATCGCTAAAGCCTATGTAAAACTAGGCAAAGAGATCGATACAGCAGCAGCTAAACCATTTATCGAAAAACTTGCAAAAGTTGAAGAGATCGAGTTTGTAGATGCAAAAGTAGAAAACTCTGTGACAGATGTGTCAGACAATCTTGAAGTCTACATCCCGACCGATGAAATCGACCTAAGTGCGATCATCGGTAAACTGAGCAAACAAAAAGAGAAGCTTGAAAAAGAGATCAACAAACTTAGCGGTATGCTAAACAACGAAAAGTTTGTTGCCAATGCACCTGAAAATGTCATCGCAGAGAACAGACAAGCACTGGAAGATGCGCAGTCAAAAATGGAAAAAGTTGCAGCAGAGCTTGCAGGATTTGGTCAATAA
- a CDS encoding tetratricopeptide repeat protein has translation MTQKAQEAYNHLVNKEYDKAFVLYSELAAQNDPVAHYYLGYLYFRGFGVTQDSQKAFAHYLEAATREVPLAQFDVALMLENGEGCDQNFSEAAFWYEEAAKRGNVEAFNNLAAMFKEGRGVHQDYQKAFILFKKAAIAGNASAQFNLGALYDLGLGCEEDKEKAIEWCRKAAYQGHQKAKDIIMRMQNEGKIVF, from the coding sequence ATGACCCAAAAAGCTCAAGAAGCCTATAACCATCTTGTCAATAAAGAATATGACAAAGCCTTTGTACTCTATAGTGAGTTGGCAGCACAAAATGATCCTGTTGCACATTATTATCTCGGTTATCTCTATTTTAGAGGGTTTGGCGTAACGCAAGATAGCCAAAAGGCCTTTGCTCACTACCTTGAAGCAGCGACAAGAGAAGTTCCTCTGGCTCAATTTGATGTAGCACTGATGCTTGAAAACGGCGAGGGGTGTGATCAGAACTTCTCAGAAGCAGCCTTCTGGTACGAAGAAGCAGCAAAACGTGGAAATGTAGAAGCCTTTAACAACCTTGCCGCGATGTTTAAAGAAGGTCGCGGTGTACATCAAGACTACCAAAAAGCATTCATCCTCTTTAAAAAAGCAGCCATAGCAGGCAACGCTTCTGCACAGTTCAACCTTGGTGCTCTTTATGACCTGGGCCTTGGATGTGAAGAGGACAAAGAAAAAGCGATCGAGTGGTGTCGTAAAGCAGCTTATCAGGGACACCAGAAAGCAAAAGATATCATCATGAGAATGCAAAACGAAGGAAAGATCGTTTTCTAA
- a CDS encoding Hsp20/alpha crystallin family protein, which produces MLLTKFDPMKEFRDLEKRMESAFKFPEHGDIANVSGFTPSVNTREGEYAYHVEVDLPGVKKDDINVDIKDNVLTISGERKTKKEVKEKDYYKMESSYGKFQRSFTLPDNTDVENIEANSKDGVLEVVIPKLKKVNKETKQIKVK; this is translated from the coding sequence ATGTTATTGACAAAATTTGACCCTATGAAAGAGTTTAGAGATCTTGAAAAAAGAATGGAAAGTGCTTTTAAGTTTCCGGAACATGGTGATATCGCAAATGTTTCTGGTTTCACACCTTCTGTAAATACAAGAGAAGGTGAATATGCTTATCATGTAGAAGTAGACCTTCCCGGAGTGAAGAAAGATGATATTAACGTAGACATAAAAGATAATGTTTTGACTATCTCAGGTGAAAGAAAGACTAAAAAAGAGGTCAAAGAGAAAGACTATTACAAAATGGAAAGTTCTTATGGCAAGTTTCAGAGAAGTTTCACTCTACCGGACAATACAGATGTAGAAAATATTGAAGCCAATTCAAAAGACGGTGTACTTGAAGTCGTCATCCCTAAGCTTAAAAAAGTAAATAAAGAGACTAAACAGATTAAAGTAAAATAA
- a CDS encoding hydrogenase small subunit, whose amino-acid sequence MQIVIIGGGISAAYIANRIKEIAMDSEVHIISDESVAPYDRIHLCRLVDDEESPKSIALDLHPSVKVTLNQKIINIDTDEKKVLTADHSYSYDKLIIATGSIPRTLFDIEGLDNASVFRSAHDSQKIRGGIKGHEVVIVGSGPLALELLETLNMMEDTEHITLLVRSNKLYAHSLSSEAQNEIESAYLKSGKVRISYENEIIDTTIIDGHITQLKTKKFDIDEPYLIFGVGIQPNIDFAKESLAYNRGILTNEFMQTSNEDIYAVGEAAEVESLGFIAGHVKECTMQADVALSHLFGSEEKRFHPEVSVDMLKVGEFDLIDVSSPERFKEKDFEKILMTSPNDHRVDEYYIKDDKLIRFIGINSNVDVGYLEDLVRDKNPIDASYLYENRVLSERGRLICSCEHVYTKDLEDIVQMSGVSNFQELGEFTQAGRVCGRCKKMVEDVVAASQHLIDPNMPKRSAAEIKQEKELALARKRIEKFNKLHPHNQLSTDNLSSAMDAYEITDKEMNQWVSMATANMQLHPEFEALVNEGVRTLNKVPVIWLELADCSGNSEAFIKTSHPGIADLIFDYISLDYHELLMSSAGDQSETVLEHIITHQKGEFVLIVEGAIPLAMDGKFLRIGPQGQTGIELLKKCANDAALIISVGACAFDGGVVAAAPNPTGAVGVSEALGRQDVINLPGCPVNPMNIVGTLLYYLMFEELPKLDSFNRPLWAYEGRIHDNCERRGHYELGEFVKEWGDEGAKKGWCLFEMGCKGPYANANCPTMKFNLGTSWPVQGGHGCMGCVETKFFDRLATERKVEE is encoded by the coding sequence ATGCAAATTGTGATCATAGGCGGCGGGATCTCAGCAGCATACATAGCCAATCGTATCAAAGAAATTGCTATGGATTCAGAAGTACACATCATCTCGGATGAGTCGGTTGCTCCCTATGATAGGATACATTTATGCCGACTTGTAGATGATGAAGAGAGCCCAAAAAGTATCGCTTTAGATCTCCACCCTTCTGTGAAAGTCACTTTGAACCAAAAAATTATCAATATTGATACAGACGAAAAAAAAGTACTTACCGCCGATCACTCCTATAGCTATGATAAACTCATTATCGCAACAGGGTCTATCCCCAGAACACTTTTTGATATAGAAGGTCTTGATAATGCCAGCGTATTTAGAAGTGCTCATGATTCTCAAAAGATCAGAGGAGGCATCAAAGGTCATGAAGTGGTCATCGTCGGTTCAGGCCCACTGGCACTGGAACTGCTTGAAACACTAAATATGATGGAAGATACAGAACACATCACCCTACTCGTACGCTCAAACAAACTTTATGCTCATTCACTCTCGTCAGAGGCTCAAAACGAGATCGAATCAGCCTATCTAAAAAGCGGAAAAGTGCGTATCTCCTATGAAAATGAGATCATCGATACAACCATTATAGATGGGCATATCACACAGTTAAAGACAAAAAAATTTGATATTGATGAGCCATATCTTATCTTTGGTGTAGGTATACAACCCAATATCGACTTTGCCAAAGAGTCATTAGCATATAACCGCGGTATCTTGACCAATGAATTTATGCAGACAAGCAATGAGGATATCTATGCGGTGGGAGAAGCTGCAGAAGTAGAGTCGTTAGGATTTATTGCAGGACATGTAAAAGAGTGTACGATGCAAGCTGATGTAGCTCTGTCACATCTGTTTGGAAGCGAGGAAAAGAGATTCCATCCTGAAGTATCTGTAGATATGTTAAAAGTGGGCGAATTTGATCTTATAGATGTCAGCAGTCCGGAACGTTTCAAAGAGAAAGATTTTGAAAAAATACTGATGACCTCCCCAAATGACCACAGAGTGGATGAATACTATATAAAGGATGACAAACTTATACGATTTATCGGTATCAACTCCAATGTGGATGTGGGTTACCTTGAAGATCTTGTAAGGGATAAAAATCCTATAGATGCATCCTATCTGTATGAGAACAGAGTCCTTTCAGAAAGAGGAAGGCTGATATGCAGTTGTGAACATGTCTATACCAAAGACCTTGAGGACATCGTACAAATGAGCGGTGTTTCCAACTTTCAGGAGCTGGGTGAATTTACTCAGGCAGGCCGTGTGTGCGGACGTTGTAAGAAAATGGTAGAAGATGTCGTCGCTGCATCACAGCATCTGATAGACCCGAACATGCCGAAAAGAAGTGCGGCAGAGATCAAACAAGAAAAAGAGTTGGCTCTGGCTCGAAAACGTATAGAAAAGTTCAACAAACTTCATCCGCATAACCAACTTAGCACTGACAATCTCTCTTCTGCTATGGATGCCTATGAGATCACAGATAAAGAGATGAACCAATGGGTTTCAATGGCGACTGCGAACATGCAGCTTCACCCAGAGTTTGAAGCGCTAGTCAATGAAGGAGTGAGAACACTAAACAAAGTACCTGTTATCTGGCTTGAGCTGGCAGACTGTTCAGGTAACTCTGAAGCCTTTATCAAAACCTCACATCCGGGAATCGCTGATCTGATATTTGATTATATCTCACTGGATTACCATGAACTGCTTATGAGCAGTGCGGGTGATCAAAGCGAAACAGTCTTAGAGCATATTATCACCCATCAAAAAGGAGAGTTTGTACTCATTGTAGAAGGGGCTATCCCTTTAGCGATGGACGGCAAATTTTTGCGTATAGGCCCACAAGGTCAAACAGGTATTGAACTACTCAAAAAATGTGCTAATGATGCTGCATTGATTATCTCGGTAGGTGCTTGTGCATTTGATGGTGGTGTGGTTGCCGCTGCCCCCAATCCCACAGGGGCTGTCGGTGTGAGCGAAGCACTTGGACGTCAAGATGTCATCAACCTTCCAGGGTGCCCTGTCAACCCGATGAACATTGTCGGTACCCTGCTGTATTACCTGATGTTTGAAGAGCTTCCAAAACTTGATAGCTTTAACCGTCCGTTATGGGCCTATGAGGGAAGGATCCATGACAACTGTGAACGTCGTGGACACTATGAACTGGGTGAATTCGTCAAAGAGTGGGGAGATGAAGGGGCAAAAAAAGGATGGTGTCTTTTTGAAATGGGATGCAAAGGCCCCTATGCCAATGCGAACTGTCCTACAATGAAGTTCAACCTGGGTACCAGCTGGCCAGTACAAGGCGGCCATGGCTGTATGGGGTGTGTAGAGACGAAGTTCTTTGACAGACTGGCAACTGAAAGAAAGGTCGAGGAGTAA
- a CDS encoding nickel-dependent hydrogenase large subunit has translation MKKIVIDPITRIEGHLRAEVEIDENNVVKEAYVSGQLFRGIEIILKNRDPRDAGLLAGRICGVCTNVHFRAAISAVEDAYGITIPTNSEIIRDLMALALFLQDHVVHFYHLHLLDFVDVTKALEADPKLTSEIALNYSAQPYRNSDAHYIEVKEKLRKFVDAGRLGLFSNGYWGHKAYNLTPEENLLLLSHYLEALKFQTNISKAVAIFGAKTPHPQTIVVGGITSVADMINPHRLNDFVDILKESKDFIDRAYLPDVKLITKAYKDDIKAGHGRTEGNFLCVGGFPLDKEHLLFEEGIIFGYELDKVQPFDESKISENVDRAWYEGDEPHYTDLNEDGTLKTQNKDDKYSWVKAPRYENKPMECGPIARVLVSYQKGNRFIKPFVDEFLEVCDLELIDLATTVGRNAARAIESAYISEYIFKLVNNLVEHIKYYDTETWSKYEFEQLPHEAKGRAFFEVPRGVLSHFVNIKDQKIANYQVIAPTTWNASPKDSNDQRGPYEEALIGIKIEDPSRPLEVLRVLHAFDPCLACAVHIIDTKGKELGKYKITTGCTL, from the coding sequence GTGAAGAAAATAGTGATTGATCCAATCACCCGTATCGAGGGGCATCTACGTGCAGAAGTAGAGATAGATGAAAATAATGTAGTCAAAGAAGCCTATGTAAGCGGACAACTATTTAGAGGAATTGAGATCATTTTAAAGAACAGAGACCCAAGAGATGCAGGGTTACTGGCAGGAAGGATCTGCGGTGTCTGTACCAATGTACACTTCCGTGCAGCGATCTCGGCGGTGGAAGATGCCTACGGAATCACGATCCCGACTAACAGTGAGATCATTAGAGACCTGATGGCACTGGCACTCTTTTTGCAAGATCATGTCGTACATTTTTACCATCTGCACCTTTTAGATTTTGTTGATGTCACTAAGGCCCTTGAGGCAGATCCAAAGCTTACCTCAGAAATTGCCCTCAACTATTCCGCGCAACCTTACCGTAACTCAGACGCTCACTACATAGAGGTCAAAGAAAAACTCAGGAAATTTGTGGATGCAGGAAGACTCGGACTGTTCAGTAACGGTTACTGGGGTCACAAGGCCTATAATCTTACTCCTGAAGAGAACCTTCTTTTGTTATCGCACTATCTGGAAGCATTGAAGTTTCAAACCAATATCTCCAAAGCTGTTGCTATATTCGGAGCAAAAACCCCTCACCCGCAAACTATAGTCGTAGGCGGTATTACCAGTGTTGCTGATATGATCAACCCACATAGGCTCAATGATTTTGTTGACATTCTCAAAGAGTCAAAAGATTTTATAGACAGAGCCTATCTCCCTGATGTCAAACTGATCACAAAGGCCTATAAAGATGATATCAAAGCCGGTCATGGACGTACAGAAGGCAACTTTTTATGTGTAGGAGGCTTCCCGTTAGACAAAGAGCATTTACTCTTTGAAGAGGGTATCATCTTCGGATATGAGCTGGATAAAGTTCAGCCTTTTGATGAATCCAAAATCAGTGAAAATGTAGACCGTGCATGGTATGAAGGGGATGAACCCCATTATACGGACCTCAATGAAGATGGTACACTTAAAACACAGAACAAGGATGACAAATACAGCTGGGTAAAAGCACCGCGTTATGAGAACAAACCCATGGAATGCGGTCCAATTGCCAGAGTACTCGTAAGTTATCAAAAAGGCAACCGTTTCATCAAACCTTTTGTAGATGAGTTTCTTGAAGTATGTGATTTGGAACTGATAGACCTTGCTACCACTGTCGGCAGAAATGCTGCCAGAGCAATAGAGAGTGCCTATATCAGCGAATATATCTTCAAACTTGTGAACAATCTTGTTGAACATATCAAATATTATGATACAGAGACCTGGAGCAAATATGAATTCGAGCAGTTACCGCATGAGGCAAAAGGAAGAGCTTTCTTTGAAGTGCCAAGAGGTGTTCTCAGCCATTTCGTCAATATAAAGGATCAAAAGATCGCCAATTATCAAGTCATTGCCCCTACTACATGGAATGCTTCTCCAAAAGACAGTAATGACCAAAGAGGACCTTATGAAGAAGCACTGATAGGTATCAAAATAGAAGATCCTTCCAGACCGCTTGAAGTCTTACGTGTGCTCCATGCTTTTGATCCGTGTCTTGCATGTGCAGTACATATCATCGACACAAAAGGCAAAGAGCTCGGTAAATATAAAATCACTACAGGGTGTACGCTGTAA
- a CDS encoding HyaD/HybD family hydrogenase maturation endopeptidase, with protein sequence MKCIVIGVGNTLFRDDGIGVYMACFLKSNYTFSSDIEILDGGTLGLNLIEYLQAYDEVIILDTLSIDEEPGKLYRIPAEEFYGLGAQRNTAHEVEVIQMLEAGALYDLKARVTILGVVPEDISSVAIGISPALEKQFANYLQLVLDEISALGVKAVQTKESSLQSAITELMGDHH encoded by the coding sequence ATGAAATGTATCGTTATAGGCGTAGGAAATACTCTTTTCAGAGATGACGGCATCGGTGTTTATATGGCCTGCTTCCTGAAAAGTAACTATACTTTTTCTTCAGACATTGAGATTTTGGATGGAGGTACTTTGGGGTTAAACCTGATCGAGTATCTGCAAGCGTATGATGAAGTGATCATTCTGGATACACTCTCCATAGATGAAGAACCGGGAAAATTGTACAGGATACCTGCCGAGGAATTTTATGGTCTTGGCGCACAGAGGAATACTGCACATGAAGTAGAGGTCATACAGATGCTTGAAGCCGGGGCACTGTATGATCTTAAAGCCCGTGTAACGATACTCGGGGTAGTTCCGGAGGATATTAGCTCCGTTGCCATAGGCATAAGCCCTGCCCTCGAAAAACAATTTGCTAATTACTTACAATTAGTCCTTGATGAGATAAGTGCATTAGGTGTCAAAGCAGTACAAACCAAGGAAAGTTCACTTCAATCGGCCATTACTGAACTGATGGGTGATCACCACTGA
- a CDS encoding uracil-DNA glycosylase produces MKNLKNALLLKHLYHLKDLGHRYTDLTIFKEDPSDLLLPNTMEELRKQALNCHLCELSKSRTKVVFGEGNENADILFVGEAPGASEDSQGKPFVGKSGELLTKMIENVLNIPRSEVYIANIVKCRPPENRAPTATEAHTCRPYIFKQIELIKPKLIVTLGSTAYHYLTDDSTPISQIRGVINQQPDYIIIPTFHPSYLLRNPSAKKEVFEDLKKVKSLM; encoded by the coding sequence ATGAAAAACCTCAAAAATGCACTACTTCTCAAACATCTTTATCATTTAAAAGATCTAGGTCATCGTTATACAGACCTGACTATATTCAAAGAGGATCCCTCTGACCTTTTGTTACCAAACACGATGGAAGAGCTTAGAAAACAAGCACTTAACTGTCACCTGTGTGAGCTCAGTAAGAGCAGAACAAAAGTAGTGTTCGGAGAAGGTAATGAGAATGCGGATATTCTATTTGTCGGTGAAGCACCGGGGGCAAGTGAGGATTCACAAGGCAAACCCTTTGTAGGAAAATCAGGTGAACTTCTTACCAAGATGATCGAAAATGTACTTAACATACCAAGATCAGAGGTCTATATCGCCAATATCGTGAAATGCCGTCCACCGGAGAACCGTGCTCCAACTGCTACGGAGGCGCATACCTGCAGGCCTTATATTTTCAAGCAGATAGAACTTATCAAACCAAAACTGATTGTTACACTCGGCTCTACTGCGTACCATTATCTTACAGATGATTCCACACCTATCAGCCAGATAAGAGGAGTGATCAACCAACAGCCGGATTATATTATCATTCCGACATTTCACCCTAGTTATCTACTTAGAAATCCTAGCGCAAAAAAAGAAGTATTTGAAGATTTGAAGAAAGTAAAAAGTTTGATGTAA
- the acs gene encoding acetate--CoA ligase encodes MRTHREIYQPNPEFAANAAIRSMDAYWELQNKAIADYEGFWKTYADEKIDWLSPYEKVLDESNAPFYKWFTNGKLNVSNQCIDRHLADKADKTAILFEGDRGDVEHISYAELSLRVNRLANLLREEFGIQKGDRVVLYMPMIPEAAYAMLACARIGAIHSIVFGGFSAEALKDRIEDAEAKLVITADGAYRKGKPYMLKHVVDEALEDGGKSVEAVLVVKRNHEEIEWVEGRDYDYNFLIKSQHAECPYEVMDSEDPLFLLYTSGSTGKPKGVQHNQAGYILWAQMTMEWVFDIKEKDVYWCTADIGWITGHTYIIYGPLAAGATTVMFEGVPTYPDAGRAWKMVQDHKITQFYTAPTAIRVLHKMGEHEPEKYDLSSLKVLGTVGEPIDPPAWKWYYEEVGQGKCAIVDTWWQTETGGHMISPLPGATPIKPACATMPLPGIMAEVIDHDGTPKEVNETGLLCITKPWPSMIRTIWGDPDRYVKSYFGDAVKDGKPVYFSGDGALVDDLGYITITGRVDDVINVSGHRMGTAEIEAAVKKDPTVAEVAVVGRPHEIKGESIFIYIVLKEGHVNADIAKHINELLANEIGNIAKADHIIEVPGLPKTRSGKIMRRILRSIAKGEAVTQDISTLEDPAIVEQIETKAREA; translated from the coding sequence ATGAGAACACACAGGGAGATATATCAACCAAATCCTGAGTTTGCTGCAAATGCTGCGATTAGAAGTATGGATGCATACTGGGAACTTCAAAATAAAGCAATAGCGGATTATGAAGGCTTCTGGAAAACATACGCCGATGAGAAGATAGACTGGCTGTCACCTTATGAGAAGGTACTGGATGAGAGTAATGCACCGTTTTATAAATGGTTCACCAACGGAAAGCTGAATGTCTCAAATCAGTGTATCGACAGACATCTAGCAGACAAAGCAGATAAAACGGCTATCCTATTTGAAGGTGACAGAGGTGATGTAGAGCATATTTCCTATGCAGAACTTTCATTACGTGTGAACAGGTTGGCTAATCTTTTAAGAGAAGAGTTCGGTATCCAAAAAGGTGACAGGGTTGTACTCTATATGCCGATGATCCCTGAAGCAGCTTATGCGATGTTGGCATGTGCAAGAATCGGTGCGATCCACTCTATCGTCTTTGGCGGGTTCTCGGCCGAAGCACTTAAAGACCGTATTGAAGATGCTGAGGCAAAACTTGTGATCACTGCGGATGGTGCTTATAGAAAAGGTAAACCGTATATGCTAAAGCATGTGGTTGATGAAGCACTTGAAGATGGCGGTAAGAGTGTTGAAGCCGTACTCGTTGTGAAAAGAAATCATGAAGAGATCGAATGGGTTGAGGGCAGGGATTATGATTATAACTTTTTGATCAAGTCTCAGCATGCGGAGTGTCCGTATGAAGTAATGGATAGTGAGGATCCTCTTTTCTTGCTTTATACTTCCGGTAGTACAGGTAAGCCAAAAGGTGTTCAGCACAATCAGGCAGGGTATATCCTCTGGGCACAGATGACCATGGAGTGGGTATTTGATATTAAAGAGAAAGATGTCTATTGGTGTACAGCTGACATCGGTTGGATCACAGGGCATACCTATATCATCTATGGACCGCTTGCTGCAGGTGCTACTACAGTGATGTTCGAAGGTGTACCGACGTATCCGGATGCAGGGCGTGCATGGAAGATGGTACAAGATCACAAGATCACTCAGTTCTATACAGCACCGACAGCGATCCGTGTACTTCACAAAATGGGCGAACATGAACCGGAAAAATATGATCTTAGTTCACTGAAGGTTCTTGGTACTGTTGGTGAGCCTATCGACCCGCCGGCATGGAAATGGTACTACGAAGAAGTAGGACAGGGTAAATGTGCGATCGTGGATACATGGTGGCAGACTGAAACAGGCGGTCATATGATCTCACCACTACCTGGTGCTACACCGATCAAACCTGCATGTGCGACAATGCCGCTTCCTGGTATTATGGCAGAAGTTATCGATCATGACGGTACTCCAAAAGAAGTCAATGAGACAGGATTACTATGTATCACAAAGCCATGGCCCAGTATGATCCGTACGATCTGGGGTGATCCAGATAGATATGTTAAGTCCTACTTTGGAGATGCCGTAAAAGATGGTAAACCAGTATACTTCTCAGGTGACGGTGCATTGGTAGATGACCTTGGATATATCACTATCACCGGACGTGTAGATGATGTTATCAATGTCTCTGGACACCGTATGGGAACAGCAGAGATCGAAGCAGCGGTTAAAAAAGATCCAACTGTAGCTGAAGTAGCCGTAGTAGGGCGTCCTCACGAAATAAAAGGTGAGTCTATTTTCATCTATATCGTACTAAAAGAGGGACATGTCAATGCAGATATAGCAAAACATATCAATGAATTACTTGCAAATGAGATCGGTAATATCGCAAAAGCAGATCATATCATTGAAGTACCTGGATTGCCTAAGACGCGTTCAGGAAAGATCATGAGACGTATCCTTCGCTCTATTGCAAAAGGAGAAGCGGTTACTCAGGATATCTCAACGTTGGAAGATCCGGCGATCGTAGAACAGATCGAAACAAAAGCGCGAGAAGCGTAA